The proteins below come from a single Mycolicibacterium sp. TY81 genomic window:
- a CDS encoding serine/threonine-protein kinase, which produces MPMAEGTDFAGYTIVRCLGSGGMGEVYVAQHPRLPRQDALKVLRPEMSTNQEFRERFLREADLTAALSHPNIVGVYDRGEFDGQLWISMEYVDGIDVSRLLRGAGGVSDDQAVAIISAVADALDYAHQHHLLHRDVKPANILISDTDPASRRIKLADFGIARCANDSAGLTATNMTVGTVFYAAPEQLTGSVIDGRADQYALAATAFQLFTGSPPFENSNAAVIIGKHLSAPPPSLSQSRPDLAALDPVLAKALAKDPKDRFDKCADFARALQHGLGVTGADATILAPAAADRTQVLQPDKSTRSRRSLILPVVLTVLLIAALVFAAIEFTRAKDEQPAPPRPAATTTTAPPATTTPSTTEAPPSPTSAVAPTEPPAEPTEATITSTVTVETTTAAPPTTPATTEAPAPEQETPIRECMDRTGMTRLQCWEEIRRSERRR; this is translated from the coding sequence ATGCCAATGGCCGAGGGGACCGATTTCGCGGGCTACACCATCGTCCGGTGCCTGGGTTCCGGTGGCATGGGCGAGGTCTATGTCGCCCAGCATCCGCGACTGCCCAGGCAGGACGCGCTCAAGGTGCTGCGTCCCGAGATGTCCACGAATCAGGAGTTCCGCGAGCGGTTCCTGCGTGAGGCGGACCTGACCGCTGCGTTGTCGCATCCGAACATCGTCGGGGTGTACGACCGCGGCGAGTTCGACGGCCAGTTGTGGATCTCGATGGAGTACGTCGACGGCATCGACGTCAGCCGCCTGCTGCGCGGCGCCGGCGGCGTATCCGACGACCAGGCGGTCGCGATCATCAGCGCCGTCGCCGACGCGCTCGACTACGCGCACCAGCACCATCTGCTGCACCGCGACGTCAAGCCGGCCAACATCCTGATCAGCGACACCGATCCGGCGAGCCGGCGAATCAAGTTGGCCGACTTCGGCATTGCGCGGTGCGCCAACGACTCCGCCGGGCTGACCGCGACGAACATGACCGTCGGCACCGTGTTCTATGCCGCTCCGGAGCAGCTGACCGGCAGCGTCATCGACGGCCGCGCCGACCAATATGCGTTGGCGGCCACCGCTTTTCAGCTCTTCACCGGGTCACCACCGTTCGAGAACTCCAATGCCGCGGTGATCATCGGCAAGCACCTCAGCGCTCCCCCGCCGTCGCTCTCACAAAGCCGGCCCGATCTCGCCGCCCTGGACCCGGTACTGGCCAAGGCACTCGCCAAGGATCCCAAGGACCGGTTCGACAAGTGCGCCGATTTCGCCCGCGCCCTTCAGCACGGGCTGGGCGTGACGGGCGCGGATGCCACCATTTTGGCTCCCGCGGCGGCGGACCGGACGCAGGTCCTCCAGCCGGACAAATCCACGCGGTCCCGCCGGTCGCTGATCCTGCCCGTCGTGCTCACGGTGCTGCTGATCGCCGCACTGGTCTTCGCGGCCATCGAGTTCACCCGCGCCAAGGATGAACAGCCGGCACCGCCGCGTCCCGCAGCGACGACCACCACGGCTCCCCCGGCGACCACCACACCGTCGACCACCGAGGCGCCACCGAGCCCGACATCGGCCGTCGCGCCCACCGAGCCTCCCGCGGAACCGACCGAGGCGACGATCACCAGCACGGTCACGGTCGAGACCACCACGGCCGCGCCGCCGACCACCCCGGCCACCACCGAAGCGCCTGCGCCAGAACAGGAGACGCCGATCCGCGAATGCATGGACCGGACCGGGATGACACGGCTGCAGTGCTGGGAAGAGATTCGCCGCAGCGAGCGGAGGCGCTGA
- a CDS encoding metal-dependent hydrolase translates to MLRPQRFAHEVDPGPVQIQARNVAFETADKPMSWIPGHPVASHVVNLLNILLPAGERWFIETFNEALPLIKDPKLADDVRGFIGQEAMHAEAHDTVMNDYLVRSGMNVTPLLDQVEFVFEEILAPAKTDDPRRKMNNLIERLWFIAAVEHYTAVLGDFVLNCTWDNYDADPVMVDLFRWHGAEEVEHRSVAHEVAVYFRNSYFDRIRAMSVVAVLMYVFFQRGMRFLVKSDPQLKLGWWKSQRLRMRDSKLGLLPKYRNLLLTQTLVYFKPNYSPEDMGSTAQAVAYLAASPAARAAHL, encoded by the coding sequence ATGCTGCGACCACAACGTTTCGCCCATGAGGTAGACCCGGGTCCGGTGCAGATCCAGGCCCGCAACGTGGCTTTCGAGACCGCGGACAAGCCGATGTCCTGGATTCCCGGCCACCCTGTCGCCTCCCATGTGGTGAACCTGCTGAACATCCTGCTTCCGGCGGGTGAGCGCTGGTTCATCGAGACGTTCAACGAGGCGCTGCCGCTCATCAAGGATCCGAAGCTCGCCGACGACGTCCGCGGCTTCATCGGCCAGGAGGCCATGCACGCCGAGGCCCACGACACCGTCATGAACGACTACCTGGTGCGCAGTGGCATGAATGTCACGCCGTTGCTCGATCAGGTCGAGTTCGTCTTCGAAGAGATCCTCGCTCCGGCCAAGACGGACGACCCGCGCCGCAAGATGAACAACCTCATCGAGCGGCTGTGGTTCATCGCGGCCGTCGAGCACTACACCGCGGTGCTCGGCGACTTCGTCTTGAACTGCACGTGGGACAACTACGACGCCGACCCCGTGATGGTCGACCTGTTCCGCTGGCACGGCGCCGAGGAGGTCGAGCACCGCTCGGTGGCCCACGAGGTCGCCGTGTACTTCCGCAACAGCTACTTCGACCGCATCCGCGCCATGAGCGTGGTGGCGGTCCTGATGTACGTGTTCTTCCAGCGCGGCATGCGGTTCCTGGTCAAGAGCGACCCGCAGCTCAAGCTCGGCTGGTGGAAGTCGCAGCGCCTGCGGATGCGCGACTCGAAGCTGGGGCTCCTGCCTAAGTACCGGAACCTGCTGCTGACCCAGACGCTGGTGTACTTCAAACCGAACTACAGCCCGGAAGACATGGGCTCGACCGCGCAGGCCGTGGCGTATCTGGCCGCCTCGCCCGCTGCCCGCGCCGCACACCTGTGA
- a CDS encoding PDR/VanB family oxidoreductase: MGLLPHDLLVTVADAVVSSTFWVSTRVRKPPVPAVVERTIALKIAGREVVAHDQDVVALTFVSADGSELPRWHPGSHLDIHLPSGLVRQYSLCGDPDEQGAYRIAVRRIPDGGGGSIEAHQLAVGDVITTNGPRNAFPLAVPGFGSPTRTLRFIAGGIGITPILPMLARAEQFGIDWSMLYVGRSRDSLPFLDELMRFGDKVQIRTDDVDGLPTADDLLGDCRPGTSVYTCGPAPMLNAIRTRLVGADDIELHFERFAAPPVTDGQEFKVEVASTGQTVAVAADETLLTALIKAGVHAPYSCQQGFCGTCRVKVLAGAVDHRDGLLTETEREAGQALICVSRAQGDGPLTLDL, from the coding sequence ATGGGCCTGTTGCCGCACGACCTGCTGGTGACCGTGGCCGACGCCGTCGTCAGCAGCACGTTCTGGGTGTCGACGCGGGTGCGCAAGCCCCCGGTACCGGCCGTCGTCGAGCGCACCATCGCGCTGAAGATCGCCGGCCGTGAGGTCGTCGCGCACGACCAGGACGTGGTGGCGTTGACGTTCGTCAGCGCCGACGGGTCGGAACTTCCCCGCTGGCACCCGGGTTCACATCTCGACATCCACCTGCCCAGCGGTCTGGTCCGCCAGTACTCGCTGTGCGGCGATCCCGACGAGCAGGGCGCCTACCGAATTGCCGTGCGGCGCATACCCGATGGCGGCGGTGGCTCCATCGAGGCGCACCAGCTGGCGGTCGGGGACGTGATCACCACCAACGGACCGCGCAACGCCTTCCCGCTGGCGGTGCCCGGCTTCGGGTCGCCGACCCGAACGCTGCGGTTCATCGCCGGCGGTATCGGTATCACGCCTATCCTGCCCATGCTGGCGCGCGCCGAACAGTTCGGCATCGACTGGTCGATGCTGTACGTCGGCCGCAGCCGCGACAGCCTGCCGTTCCTGGACGAGCTGATGCGATTCGGCGACAAGGTGCAGATCCGCACCGACGACGTCGACGGCCTGCCGACGGCCGACGATCTGCTGGGCGACTGCCGGCCGGGCACCTCGGTGTACACGTGCGGCCCGGCGCCGATGCTCAATGCGATCCGTACCCGGCTGGTCGGGGCGGACGACATCGAGCTGCACTTCGAGCGCTTCGCCGCGCCTCCGGTGACCGATGGCCAGGAGTTCAAGGTCGAGGTCGCCTCGACGGGCCAGACCGTTGCCGTCGCGGCCGACGAGACGTTGCTGACGGCGCTGATCAAAGCCGGTGTGCACGCACCGTATTCGTGCCAGCAGGGCTTCTGCGGCACGTGCCGGGTGAAGGTGCTCGCCGGTGCCGTCGACCACCGGGACGGCCTGCTGACCGAGACCGAACGCGAGGCCGGTCAGGCACTGATCTGTGTGTCGCGCGCGCAGGGCGACGGACCGCTGACCCTGGACCTCTAG
- a CDS encoding LLM class F420-dependent oxidoreductase: MSPKFAVVAPVAAGVTADPVWMTQFARHLESCGFESIVAVEHTVLLTEYSSVYPYDASGRVEIPADCAVPDPLELLAFLAGQTSTLGLATGVLVLPNHHPVVLAKRVATLNALSGGRVRLAVGMGWLREEIEACGAPFDARGRRADEQIDVLRLLWSDQPDGVTHSGEFFEFAHAACYPKPVSPIPIHIGGHSRAAARRAGQRGDGLQPLGVAGAELSALIALMRESAERTGRDPDALELSLGHLVPKVDADRAGRLAELGADRIVLAMPPVTDIDEARDMLSACAERLGLTPCR, encoded by the coding sequence ATGTCACCCAAGTTCGCCGTGGTCGCGCCGGTCGCGGCCGGAGTCACCGCCGATCCGGTCTGGATGACGCAGTTCGCCCGCCACCTGGAGAGCTGTGGCTTCGAATCCATTGTGGCCGTGGAACATACGGTACTGCTCACCGAGTACTCGAGCGTGTATCCCTACGACGCCTCGGGCCGCGTGGAGATTCCCGCCGACTGTGCGGTCCCGGATCCACTGGAGTTGCTGGCGTTCCTCGCCGGGCAGACGAGCACACTGGGCCTGGCGACGGGCGTGCTGGTGCTGCCCAACCACCACCCGGTGGTGTTGGCCAAGCGCGTCGCCACCTTGAACGCCTTGTCCGGCGGTCGTGTCCGCCTGGCCGTCGGCATGGGCTGGCTGCGCGAGGAGATCGAGGCGTGCGGGGCCCCGTTCGACGCCCGTGGCCGCCGCGCCGACGAGCAGATCGACGTATTGCGGCTGCTGTGGTCGGATCAGCCGGACGGCGTCACCCATTCCGGCGAGTTCTTCGAATTCGCCCATGCCGCTTGCTATCCCAAGCCGGTTTCGCCGATCCCGATCCACATCGGCGGGCACAGCCGGGCCGCGGCCCGCCGCGCCGGCCAGCGCGGTGACGGCTTGCAGCCGCTCGGCGTCGCGGGCGCGGAACTGTCGGCGTTGATCGCGCTGATGCGGGAGTCGGCCGAGCGGACCGGCCGGGACCCCGACGCCCTCGAACTCTCCCTCGGACACCTGGTGCCCAAGGTCGACGCCGATCGTGCCGGCCGGCTCGCGGAGCTCGGCGCCGACCGCATCGTGCTGGCGATGCCGCCCGTCACCGACATCGACGAGGCCAGGGACATGTTGTCGGCGTGCGCCGAACGGCT